CGCTTCCAGTCGAACTGCCGGTACACGACGAGCCCCGCGACCACGGCGTACATGATGCCGATGGTCGAGACCTCGGTCGCGGTGGCCACGCCTTCGACCACCGCCGCGCGGATCACGAACGGCAGCGCCAGCGCCGGCAGCGCCACGACGGCCAGCCGGCCGACCTCGCGCCAAGGCGTGCGCACGACCTCGCGCAGGTCCTCGCCGCGGCAGCGGAAGTACACGACCACGCACAGCATCAGGCCCAGCACCACGGCCGGCAGCAGGCCGCCCGTGAACAGCGCGGCGATCGACACCCCCGTGACCGAGCCGATGGTGATCAGCACCAGGCTGGGCGGCACCGTCTCGGTCTGCGCGCCGGTCGCGGCCAGTAGCGCGACGAGATCGCCTTCGCTGGCGCCGCGCTGCTTCATCTCGGGAAACAGGGCCGGCGCCACCGCCGCCATGTCGGCCGCCTTGGAGCCCGAGATGCCCGACACGAGGTACATCGCGCCCACCAGCACGTACGACAGCCCGCCCTTCACATGCCCCAGCAGGCCCGCGAGAAACGCGACCATCGCCTTGGCCATGCCGGTCATCTCGATCAGCAGGCCGAGGAACACGAACAGCGGCACCGCGAGCAGGATCAGGTGCGACATGCCCTCGTCCATGCGCCCCACGATCACCGGCAGCGCCGTGTCGGTGGCCAGCGCGAGGTAGCCGAAGGTGCCGAGGCCGAACGAAAAGGCAATGGGAATGCCCGCGAGCACGCCCGCCAGCACCACGCCGACGAAGAACACCAGCAGGTTCAGCCGCCCGAGCTCCTGGAACACCGAGCGGCCGAGCGTGAACGCCGCGATCAGCGTGGCGACGATGACCACCGCCTTGGCCGTGACCCGCCACTCCACGTCGCGCAGCAGCCTGAGCACCGCGAACAAACCCATCAGGCCTATGCCCACCGGCAGCGCCGCGGCCCGCCACGCATTCGAGATGTTCAGCGCGGGCGTGGTGATGAAGCGCTCCTCGGACGCGTACTCCCAGGCCGGCCATGCCACCATCGCCAGGAACGCGAGCGAAGCGCACAGCGCCAGGGCGTCGAACAGCGGACGCCGCGACGGCGGCTGCATCGAGACCAGCGCCGTCATGCGCATGTGCTCGCCGCGCCGCAGCGCGACCACCGCGCCGAGCATCGCGAGCCAGATGAACAGGATCGACGCGAGCTCGTCGGACCAGACCAGCGGGCTGTGGAACACGAAGCGCGCGAGCACGCCCGCGAGCAGCACCGCCACGTCGGCCAGCACCAGGCCGCCGGCCGCAATGTCGACCAGCGCCCCGAGCCGGCGCTCGATGGCCCACAGCCGGGGCGTGTCCACGCGCGTGCCGGCCGCCAGGCCGAGGGCCGGCCCGCTCATGCAAGCTTGCCCGCGCTGCGCTCGAGCAGCGCCCAGGCCTCGTCGCCGTACTTGGCCTTCCACTCGCCGTAGAAGCCGGCCTTGCGCAGCTGGTCGCGGAAGGCGGCCGCGCCGGGCTGGTTGAAGGCCATGCCCTTGGCGGCCAGCTCCTTCTGCAGCCCGGCGTTGAGTTCGGCCACGTCGGCGCGCTCCTTCATGCCGGCCGCGTCGATGTGCCGGGCCACCACGGTGCGCAGATCGGCGGGCAGCTTTTCCCAGGCGCGCCGGTTGGCCAGGAACCAGAAGCCGTCCCACATGTGGTTGCTCAGCGAGCAGTACTTCTGCACCTCGTAGAGCTTGGCCGTCGCGATGATGGCCAGCGGGTTCTCCTGCCCGTCGACGATCTTCGTCTGCAGCGCCGAATAGACCTCGGCAAAGTTGATGGAGGTGGGCGCGGCGTCGAGCGCCTTGAACATCGAGGTCCACAGCGGCGACACCGGCACGCGGATCTTGAAGCCCTTCATGTCCTGCGGCGCGGCAATGGCGCGGCTCGACGAGGTGATCTGGCGGAAGCCGTTGTCCCAGATCTTCTCCATCGGAACGATGTTGGCCTTGGCGATCTGCTGGCGGATGTGGGCGCCGAGTTCGCCATCCATCGCCTTCCACACGCTCGCATAGTCGTTGAAGGCAAAGCCCACGCCGCTGATCGATGCGGACGGCACGAGCGTGGAAAGGATCAGCCCCGACAGCGTGAAGAACTCCACGCCGCCCGAGCGCAGCTGGCTCAGCATGTCGGTGTCGGAGCCCAGCTGGTTGCTCGGGAAGATCTGGATGTCGACGCGGCCGCCGGTCTCGGCGCGGATGGCGTCGGCCATCTCCTTGGCGCGGATGTTGAGCGGATGCGTGACCGGCAGGTTGTTCGCGTACTTGTAGTTGAACTCGGCCTTCTGCGCGAAGGCCCGGTGCATGGGAACGGCGAGGCTGGCGGCCAGTGCCGTCGAGCGCAGCACGGTGCGGCGGGAAATGCTCATTTTTTGTCTCCTGGTCCTTTTGTGAATGGATCTGGTCGTGCGGGGCGGCGTCGATGGGTGCGCTCAGGTGGTGGCGGCCTCCTTCACGTCGCCGCGTTCGAACAGCTGCTTGCGGATGTCGGCCTTGGCGACCTTTCCGTAGCCGGACTTCGGCAGCGCATCCCAGAAGAAGATGTACCGCGGCCAGCGGTATTTCGCGCAGCGGCCGTCCAGGTGCTGCAGGAGCTGCTCGGCCGTGAGGCCGGGCTGCGAGGCCACGATCACCGCCACGCCCACCTCGCCCCATTTCTCGTCCGCGATGCCGAGCACCGCCGCCTCGCGCACGGCCGGATGCATCAGCAGGATTTCTTCGACCTCGCGCGGGTATACGTTCGAGCCGCCCGAGATGTACATGTCCGATTCGCGACCCGTGATGTAGAGCAGCCCGCGCGCATCCATGCGGCCGAGATCGCCGGTGTGGAACCAGCCGCCGCGCAGCGCCTTCCCGGTGGCTTCGGGGTTGTTGAAGTAGCCCGCAAACACGGCCGGCCCGCGGCAGCAGATCTCGCCGACGGTGCCGGCGGGCACCGGCTGCATCTGCGCATCGAGGATGGCCACCTCCATGCCGGTGCGGGCCCGGCCGCAGCAGCCGATGTGGGCGTTCGGATCATCGTCGTCGGCGGAATGCATGGCCGGCGGCAGCACCGTGATGCAGCCCGTGACCTCGCCCAGGCCGAAGTACTGCACCAGCACCTTGCCGAGCTTCTGCAGCGCGCGCTTCTGGTCCGCGCGGTACATCGGCGCGCCCGCATAGACCACGTAGCGCAGCGAGCCGTGGTCGAAGCGGTCGACGGCCGGGTCTTCCACCAGCATCTTGACGATGGTCGGCACCGTGAAGACATTGGTCACGCGGTGCCGCTCCACCAGCGCCCAGAAGGTGGCGGGCTCCAGCCTGTCGGACGCGAGCAGCACGGTGGCCGCACCGCGCGCCACGTTGAGCAGCGCATGGATGCCCGCGCCATGCGACAGTGGCGCCACGGCGATCGAGCAGTCGTGCTCGGTGGTGCCCGGGATGAGATCGGCCAGGTGGTTGGTCACGACGAAGGCGAGCTGCCCGTGCGTCAGCACGGCGGCCTTCGGGCGGCCAGTGGTGCCCGAGGTGTAGAAGTACCACAGGGGGTGGTCGGCATCGACCTGCGCCATCGCCGCCGGCGCACCGGCGTTGGCCGCGAGCAGCGGCTCGTAGCCATGTCCACCGGCGCGCGGGAGGCCGATGGTGACGACCGAGCGCAGATGCGAAGACGCGGCCTTCACAGCCGCCACATGCTCGGCAAAGCAGTCTTCGGCCAGCATCACGCTGGCCTCGCTGGCGCTGCCCAGGTAGGCGACCTCCGGCGGCGTGAGCCGAAAGTTGACCGGCACCCACACCGCGCCCAGGCGGAAGGCGGCCCAGCAGCTCTCGAACAGCGCCGGGTTGTTGCGCGACATCACGAGCAGCTTGTCGCCCGGCCGCATGCCCAGCGAGCGCAGCGCCTGCACCAGCGCATCGACGCGCGCGTCGATCTCGCGCCAGGTCCACTGCCGCTCGCCCTGGATCAGCCCCGGCCGGTCGGGAAACAGCGCGGCCGTCTGCGACAGCAGCGCGGACAGGTTCATCGCCCGCGCTTCGTTCACGGGTGCACCTCCAGCACGCTCAGGTAGTTGGCAACTGCGGCGCCGCCCATGTTGAAGACCGCGCCCGGCTTGCCCGAGCCCACCTGCATGTCGCCCGCCAGGCCCGCCAGTTGCATGGCCGCCATCACATGCTGCGACACGCCCGTGGCGCCGATCGGATGGCCGCGCGACTTCAGACCGCCCGACGGATTGACCGGTAGCTTGCCGTCCTTGCGGCTCACGCCGTCGAGGATCACGCGCGCGCCCTGCCCGTGCGGCGCCAGGCCCATGGCCTCGTACTCGAGCAGCTCCGCAATGGTGAAGCAGTCGTGCGTCTCGACAAAGCCCAGGTCATGCAGCGACAGCCCCGCCGCGGCCAGCCCCCGCTGCCACGCGAGCGCCGCGCCCTCGAAGCGCGTCGGGTCGCGGCGCGACAGCGGCAGGTAGTCGTTGACCTGCGTGCGCGAGCGCCAGCGCACCGCCGGGACCGCCGCCGACGCGATCGGCTCGGCCGAGATGACCAGCGCCGCCGCGCCGTCGGAAACCAGCGAGCAGTCGGAGCGCTTCAACGGACCGGCGACGAACGGATTCTTCTCCGACGGCTGGCGGCAGAAGTCGAAGCCCAGGTCGCGCCGCATGTGCGCGTAAGGGTTGTGCACGCCGTTGGCGTGGTTCTTGGCCGAGATGGCGGCTAGCGCATCGCTCTGGTCGCCGAAGCGCTCGAAGTACTGGCCCGCGATCTGGCCGAAGACGCCCGCAAAGCCCGCCGGGGTCGCGCCCTCTTCCTTCACGTAGGAGCAGCGCAGCAGCGTCTCGGCGATGCGCGGGCCAGGCACGGCATTCATGATCTCGAAGCCGACCACCAGCGCATGCCGCACGCGCCCGCACTGCACCGCATCGAGCGCGGCCCAGATCGCGGCCGAGCCCGTGGCGCATGCGTTTTCCATGCGCACCGCAGGAACGTGGCGCAGCTCGGGCAGCGCCAGGCCCACCAGCGACGCGCTGAAGTCCTGCGGCAGGAAGCCGCTGTTGAAATGGCCGACGAAGATGCCGTCGATGTCGGCCGCGGCGAGGCCCGCGGTCTGCAGCGCGGGCTCGACCGCTGAGCGGATGAGCGCTTCGCTCTCCACTGCGTCGAGCTTGCCGAAAGGCGTGTGTCCCCAGCCGATGATGCAGGCGTTGGTGGTCATTGGGCGGTTCTCCTTGTCAGGCGTGATCGGCGGCGGGCGCGGGTATGCCCCGGCGCAGGGTCGGCAGGCCGACACCCGCGGCATCGAAGCCGCCATCGACGGCCAGCACCTGGCCGTTGATGAAGCTCGCCTCGTCGCTGCACAGGAAGCCCACGGCATTGGCCATTTCCTCCGGCGTGCCATAGCGGCCCAGCGGAATGGTGTCGTAATAGTCGGAGCGGATCGCCACGCTGTGCACGAGCTTGGCCATCTCGGTTTCCACTGGCCCCGGCGCAATCACGTTCACGCGCACGCCCGCATTGCCCAGCTCCACCGCATGCTGCTTGGTCAGGTGGATCAGCGCCGCCTTGCTGGTGCCGTAGGCGACCCGCAGCGTGCTCGCGCGCAGGCCCGAGATCGAGGCGATGTTCACCACCGCGCCGCTCCCGCGTTCGACCATCAGCGCGCCGAAGGCCTGCGTGCAGAGGAACGCGCCGTCCAGGTTGGTGCCGAGCACCGTACGCCATTCCTCGAACGAAGTCTGGAGCACCGGCTTGAACACCGCCACGCCGGCGTTGTTGACCAGCGCGTCGACGTGGCCGAAGCGCTCGACCACGGCCTTTGCCGCGTGCTCGACCTGCGATGGCTTCGACACGTCGCAGTGCAGGCCAAGCACCTTTGCAGGCTGCGCGAGTTCGGCCACCGCCTGGTCGAGCGTGGCGCCGTCGATGTCGAGCAGCGCGACGCTGTAGCCGTGCGCCAGGAACCAGCGGCCGATGGCCAGGCCGATGCCGCGCGCGCCTCCGGTGACGACGGCGACGCGGGAAGCGGATGAAGTGGAGAGATCAGTCATTGATTGGAATTTCTGCAGTGGACGAAATCAGGGGTTGTCGGGCGATGGCAGCCACTCTTCGAGCGTGACTTCGAAGGTGACGCAGACGGCATTGGCGCCCGCCACGAACGGCCCGCCATACAGGTGGCCGTGCGTGTCCGCCACCACGCCGGTGAGCGCGGCGCGCAGCGAGCCGTCGGGCTGCGAGCGCACCTCGCCGGCCAGGCTCACGATCTCGGCGGCGGGACCGCGGATCACCTGGCAGGAACCGTCGGCGCGCTCGAGGCAGGCATCGACGAGGCTGCCCAGCGCGCCGCGCACGAACGCATGGCCGAAACCTTCCGCGAGGCAGAGCTTCTCGACGCTCGAGACGAGGTCTTCGTTGGGCGCAATGCGCGCATAGGCCACGCGGCCCATGCGCCCGCTTTCGATCAGGCGCATCTCAGCCATGGACGCGCCTGGCCTGGGGCCGCATCAGCGGCATGCGGGTTTCGTCGTCGTAGACCACGCGCAGTTCGAAGCTGTCCAGCGCGGTGACCACCGCGGTGACGCTGCGGCGTCCGACCACCGTCCGGTCGGTCAGGATGTGGCCGCCGCGCACCGCGCCGTCGGCGGTGCGGAAGGCGCCGTGGCAATGGACCACCGGCGTGCCGCTGGCGGAACTGCCGAGCGTCGCGTTGCCGAAGATGAAGCAGGCGCCGTGCACCGTGTGCGGTGCGCCGTAGGTTGCGAGCACCCGGCCCGTGGGATCGGGCAGCGCCAGGCAGAAGCCCAGCTCGGCCAGCTCGCCGCCGAGCAGCGTCATCGACGCGCTGGCCACGCCTTCGTCCGCCAGCGCCTGCACGAGGCTCTCGTGCAGCGTTCGGCCGCCGGGCAGCGAAAGCCGGAAGTGCCGGCCCTTCTGGTCGCGCATGCGATCGATGCGCACGGGCCGGAAGGGCCCCGGATGCACCACCGTGCGCGAGCGCGGCAGCCCCATCAGTTTCTCGACCATCGCGTTGTCTCCTTGCCGCGCCGTTCGGATCGACGGCGCTGGTGGAGGCAAAGTCTAGAAGTTGACATCGATAGCAACAAATTTAGAATTCGTATCGATCAATACAAAATTCAGATCAATGGAAATCCGCCACCTCCGCTGCCTGGTCGCCGTGGCCGAAGAGCTGCACTTCGGGCGCGCGGCGCAGCGCCTGAACCTGTCGCAGCCGCCCGTGAGCCTCGCGATCAAGGAGATGGAAGAAGAACTCGGCGTCACGCTGTTCGAGCGCACCTCGCGCCGCATCGCGATCACGCGCGCGGGAGACGAAGCGCTTCGCGATGCGCGCGCGGTGCTGCTCGGCATGGACACATTGCGCCGGCGCGCGCAGGAGGCCGCGGCCGGGCTCATGGGGTCGATCTCGATCGGCTTCATCAGCCTGCCGGCCTACTCCTTCCTGCCGCGGGTGCTGCGGCAGTTCTCGGACGAGAACGAGCGGGCCGAGATCGCGCTGTGGGAAGGCACGACCGACCAGATCATCGGCGACGTCGAATCCGGCCGGCTCGACGTGGGCCTGGTGCTGCAGCCGTCCAGCATGCCCGCCTCGCTGGGCTCGCGGCTGGTGCAGAAGGATGCGCTGGTCCTCGCAATGCCCGAGGCGCATCCGCTGGTGCGGCCCGGCAGCATCGCGCTCGAAAAGTTCTCGGGCGAGCGCTTCCTGGGCTTCGAGCGGCACTTCGGGCCGCAGGTGTTCGATGCGATCGTGGCGACCTGCATGCGGCGCGGCTTCAGCCCGCGCCTGTTTCCGGCGCGCCAGATGCACACCATCGTGAGCCTGGTCTCCGGCGGGCTGGGCGTGGCGCTGGTGCCGGCCTGCGTCAAGGCGTTGCACCGCGAAGGCGTGGCGTACCGCTCGCTCAAGGGCGAGAAAACCTACATCGACACCTTGGCGGTGTGGCGCAAGGCGGACGATTCGCCGCTGGTGCGCGCGCTGCTGGCGCTGCTGCCGACGCTCAGCAGCGTCTGAGGGCGCTCAGGCGCCGTCCCTCACCAGCTCCCACAGCGCCTCGGCCACCGGCGCCATGTGGGCCAGCTGCCGGTACAGCCGGATGTCCACCGGCACCCGCCAGCCGCCCGCGCCGGCATCCACCAGCGCGCCGCCGCGCAGGTCCTCCGCCACCAGGCTCATCGGCAGCCACGCGAGGCCGCGCCCTTCGAGCGCCATGGTCCTGAGCAGCGCGGCATGGTGGGCCGTGAAGACCACCGACAGCGACGGCGCGAAGTCCTTGCCGAACTCGCTGTCCTGGATCGCCCGCATGATCCGCCCCAGGCCCGAGGCCTCGCTGTAGGCCAGCACCGAAGGCGACTGCCCGGTGCCCAGCGCATGGAGCGGCAGACCGCGCGCGTCCGGTGCCGCCACCGGCACCAGCACGTCGTCGCTCAGGCGCTGCATCGGGTACTGCGCCTCGTCGAGCCGGCCGGGCGCGCGCGCATGGCC
This genomic window from Variovorax sp. V93 contains:
- a CDS encoding TRAP transporter large permease subunit; its protein translation is MSGPALGLAAGTRVDTPRLWAIERRLGALVDIAAGGLVLADVAVLLAGVLARFVFHSPLVWSDELASILFIWLAMLGAVVALRRGEHMRMTALVSMQPPSRRPLFDALALCASLAFLAMVAWPAWEYASEERFITTPALNISNAWRAAALPVGIGLMGLFAVLRLLRDVEWRVTAKAVVIVATLIAAFTLGRSVFQELGRLNLLVFFVGVVLAGVLAGIPIAFSFGLGTFGYLALATDTALPVIVGRMDEGMSHLILLAVPLFVFLGLLIEMTGMAKAMVAFLAGLLGHVKGGLSYVLVGAMYLVSGISGSKAADMAAVAPALFPEMKQRGASEGDLVALLAATGAQTETVPPSLVLITIGSVTGVSIAALFTGGLLPAVVLGLMLCVVVYFRCRGEDLREVVRTPWREVGRLAVVALPALALPFVIRAAVVEGVATATEVSTIGIMYAVVAGLVVYRQFDWKRLGPMLVATASLSGAILLIIGTATAMAWGLTQSGFSRLLAEAMTGLPGGAPMFLAVSLVIFAVLGSVLEGIPAIVLFGPLLFPIARQLGIHEVHYAMVVVLSMGLGLFAPPLGVGYYAACAIGRVHPDAGIRPIAGYMVALLVGTIAVAAIPWLSIGFL
- a CDS encoding TRAP transporter substrate-binding protein; this translates as MSISRRTVLRSTALAASLAVPMHRAFAQKAEFNYKYANNLPVTHPLNIRAKEMADAIRAETGGRVDIQIFPSNQLGSDTDMLSQLRSGGVEFFTLSGLILSTLVPSASISGVGFAFNDYASVWKAMDGELGAHIRQQIAKANIVPMEKIWDNGFRQITSSSRAIAAPQDMKGFKIRVPVSPLWTSMFKALDAAPTSINFAEVYSALQTKIVDGQENPLAIIATAKLYEVQKYCSLSNHMWDGFWFLANRRAWEKLPADLRTVVARHIDAAGMKERADVAELNAGLQKELAAKGMAFNQPGAAAFRDQLRKAGFYGEWKAKYGDEAWALLERSAGKLA
- a CDS encoding acyl-CoA synthetase → MNEARAMNLSALLSQTAALFPDRPGLIQGERQWTWREIDARVDALVQALRSLGMRPGDKLLVMSRNNPALFESCWAAFRLGAVWVPVNFRLTPPEVAYLGSASEASVMLAEDCFAEHVAAVKAASSHLRSVVTIGLPRAGGHGYEPLLAANAGAPAAMAQVDADHPLWYFYTSGTTGRPKAAVLTHGQLAFVVTNHLADLIPGTTEHDCSIAVAPLSHGAGIHALLNVARGAATVLLASDRLEPATFWALVERHRVTNVFTVPTIVKMLVEDPAVDRFDHGSLRYVVYAGAPMYRADQKRALQKLGKVLVQYFGLGEVTGCITVLPPAMHSADDDDPNAHIGCCGRARTGMEVAILDAQMQPVPAGTVGEICCRGPAVFAGYFNNPEATGKALRGGWFHTGDLGRMDARGLLYITGRESDMYISGGSNVYPREVEEILLMHPAVREAAVLGIADEKWGEVGVAVIVASQPGLTAEQLLQHLDGRCAKYRWPRYIFFWDALPKSGYGKVAKADIRKQLFERGDVKEAATT
- a CDS encoding acetyl-CoA acetyltransferase — its product is MTTNACIIGWGHTPFGKLDAVESEALIRSAVEPALQTAGLAAADIDGIFVGHFNSGFLPQDFSASLVGLALPELRHVPAVRMENACATGSAAIWAALDAVQCGRVRHALVVGFEIMNAVPGPRIAETLLRCSYVKEEGATPAGFAGVFGQIAGQYFERFGDQSDALAAISAKNHANGVHNPYAHMRRDLGFDFCRQPSEKNPFVAGPLKRSDCSLVSDGAAALVISAEPIASAAVPAVRWRSRTQVNDYLPLSRRDPTRFEGAALAWQRGLAAAGLSLHDLGFVETHDCFTIAELLEYEAMGLAPHGQGARVILDGVSRKDGKLPVNPSGGLKSRGHPIGATGVSQHVMAAMQLAGLAGDMQVGSGKPGAVFNMGGAAVANYLSVLEVHP
- a CDS encoding SDR family NAD(P)-dependent oxidoreductase; amino-acid sequence: MTDLSTSSASRVAVVTGGARGIGLAIGRWFLAHGYSVALLDIDGATLDQAVAELAQPAKVLGLHCDVSKPSQVEHAAKAVVERFGHVDALVNNAGVAVFKPVLQTSFEEWRTVLGTNLDGAFLCTQAFGALMVERGSGAVVNIASISGLRASTLRVAYGTSKAALIHLTKQHAVELGNAGVRVNVIAPGPVETEMAKLVHSVAIRSDYYDTIPLGRYGTPEEMANAVGFLCSDEASFINGQVLAVDGGFDAAGVGLPTLRRGIPAPAADHA
- a CDS encoding PPC domain-containing DNA-binding protein, with the translated sequence MAEMRLIESGRMGRVAYARIAPNEDLVSSVEKLCLAEGFGHAFVRGALGSLVDACLERADGSCQVIRGPAAEIVSLAGEVRSQPDGSLRAALTGVVADTHGHLYGGPFVAGANAVCVTFEVTLEEWLPSPDNP
- a CDS encoding PPC domain-containing DNA-binding protein, which produces MVEKLMGLPRSRTVVHPGPFRPVRIDRMRDQKGRHFRLSLPGGRTLHESLVQALADEGVASASMTLLGGELAELGFCLALPDPTGRVLATYGAPHTVHGACFIFGNATLGSSASGTPVVHCHGAFRTADGAVRGGHILTDRTVVGRRSVTAVVTALDSFELRVVYDDETRMPLMRPQARRVHG
- a CDS encoding LysR family transcriptional regulator, with the translated sequence MEIRHLRCLVAVAEELHFGRAAQRLNLSQPPVSLAIKEMEEELGVTLFERTSRRIAITRAGDEALRDARAVLLGMDTLRRRAQEAAAGLMGSISIGFISLPAYSFLPRVLRQFSDENERAEIALWEGTTDQIIGDVESGRLDVGLVLQPSSMPASLGSRLVQKDALVLAMPEAHPLVRPGSIALEKFSGERFLGFERHFGPQVFDAIVATCMRRGFSPRLFPARQMHTIVSLVSGGLGVALVPACVKALHREGVAYRSLKGEKTYIDTLAVWRKADDSPLVRALLALLPTLSSV
- a CDS encoding LysR family transcriptional regulator; this encodes MGPGNRPLDLEWLEDFLALAESGNFSRAAQARSIAQPAFSRHIRALEEWVGVDLFDRSAHPAALTAAGKRFQPLLQEVLAALEAARIKARAAHDLAAASLSFAATHVLSLTFFPRWLASVEARLSLGPIQTISDSSQACEDLMLQRRVQFVLCHGHARAPGRLDEAQYPMQRLSDDVLVPVAAPDARGLPLHALGTGQSPSVLAYSEASGLGRIMRAIQDSEFGKDFAPSLSVVFTAHHAALLRTMALEGRGLAWLPMSLVAEDLRGGALVDAGAGGWRVPVDIRLYRQLAHMAPVAEALWELVRDGA